CACGCCCGATTTGGATTGGTATATTCAAGTCCGTTATTTTTCCCATATTCAGCGGTACCCAAAGCAAGAGAGATATACAAGATGAGAGCGATGGTCAGTTATCACCTTCTAGATATCAAAGCCACGAGGGCCACATGTGGAGTTCTGAAACTTGTACTGCGGCATCACAATGCCTAGTGGATCTATTCATCAATTTCTTTGATGTGGTCCGGTCTCAGTTACCTACTGTTGTCTCGGTACTTACTAGTTTAATATTAAGTCATGGCCATACCCCTGCTAGTGTCGGTGTTGCTGCTTTGGTGCGTTTGGCAGCTGAGTTGGGGAGCAGGCTGTCTGAAGATGAATGGAAAGGTGTATTTTCTTCTTTGAAAGAAGCAGCTCTGTCAACTCTCCCTGGATTTCTGAAGGTCGTCAGAACCATGGATAGCATCGACATACCTTATCTCACTCAAGCCCAGACAGATGCAGATTTACTTTCAGACCATGGGTTAAACAGCGATGATCTTGAGGATGATATATTTCAAACAGCGGCTTATGTTGTTTCTAGAATGAAAGATCATATAGCTGTACAGCTCCTTATAATTCAGGTACTTTCTCTCGCTAGCGCACTGCAACAAGATTTATTCGGAATAGTTTGAACAATGTTGTTTTATTCTATCTTTTCAGGTAATAACCGAGCTATATCAGACGCACCAACAATCCTTGACAGCAGGGAATATCACAATTCTACTGGAGATGTTCTCATCTGTTGCATCGCATGCCCATGAACTTAGTTCTCAAACCCTTGTACAGCTGAAACTGCAGAAAGTGTGCTCTGTGCTGGAGGTGTCAGACCCACCTACTGTTCACTTTGAAAATGAATCGTACCAAAGTTATATCAACTTTTTGAAAGCATTACTGTCAAACAACCCATCCCTATCTGAAGAGATGGGCATAGAAATTCAACTTATAAGCATATGTGAAAAAGCAATACAGATATACCTAAGCTGTGCACAAGGAGGAGGAAGCAATCGATTCAAACAGCAGCAAGCAGAAAATCATCAGAAAGTACTACACTGGACTCTTCCTCTGGGTacagcaaagaaggaagaattggCAGCGCGTACACCTTTAGTTTTGTCTGGGTTGAGAGCATTGTGTGGGTTGGAGAGGGACTCCTTTAGCAAACACGCATCTCGTGTTTTCCCACTAATTGTGGACCTCGTTAAGAGTGAGCACAGCTCTACAGAAGTGCAGTATGTGTTAAGGGACATGTTCCTATCTTATATAGGTCCAATAGtgatgatgaaattatgatctCTTGACATTGGATGTCTGATTTTTGATGTTTTTCGGCTGGCCCGAGAGTGAGTCCACGCGAGATTTTCTTTAATTTGTTTTGCAGATATAGCCAAAGCCAAAACCGTATTTCTTTATTTTATGTACAGCACAAACAATCTGAgtatatataatctttcaaaagGATTCGATACCTTTGCAGCCATCTAAGCACAACCCTGTAGTATGTATAAATTGTTTACAATTTGTACTTGTTTCACTAGGCTGCTGCTCTTAGAAATTAGTATACCACACATGGAAGAGAAAAATTACAAATAGCAAAACATGTTTGAAAACAGACATTTTCAGAACTGAATTATATATATTCCATTTCCCGTCAGTTGTTTCATGCTTAGTTAAAGACACAAAGAACTGTGAAACACCTTGCCCAACAACCAGAGCCCTTAACATGCACATGCACACGCCACCCACACAGACCCTGAAATGAACACTACTGTTGCTACGCTATTACACAAATGAGTTGTTACATAGAGAACACAGACCCTTCTCCGTTCCCCTAAACAAGACAAAAAGATATACGATACCCTTCTCCGTTCCCCTAAACAAGACAAAAAGATATACGATACCGACTCTATGAAAGACCCTGTTTCCTTCCTGGGCCTTAAGACCAATAGAAACCATATTTTGGTTCCAATGTGTTTTGAAGTACTCACTTCAGATCATCAAAGGTTGCTGAAAACCAGCTTCCAGCATCCCTAGCTGTCGCGATAAATATTATCTCCGCCCAGTCATTTTGATTCCTAGCAGGGCAGGAGTGCTTTTACAGACACTACCGCAGAATCTGGGTTCTTCCCTGTTTCTGGCTCCTCCAGGATTTGAAGTGACTCCGACATCTGACTTTGAGGTATCTCAGTGACCATGACTACGAATTGACCTGCAAAATTAAAAATAGCTTATCCGTAGTTAGAGGATGAGCTACTGATGTTTTCCTCCTACTAGCACAGGGGAGGACCGTCTCATCATAAAGACGTCACATGCCTACTATACAGATTAAATTATTAGTTTACCTTTTAGAATGCAAAGATGATGACTTGCAGGCTAGAATTTGAAGCCTGCCACTTGCGTAGCAGAACTGGTGCTCTTAGCCTTAGCTGGAATTAAAGGACACCTGCAAATACAAACATAGAAGAAACATATGAAAATCAAACACATTGGCAATTACAGTAAGGAGTAACAGAACATTATTCTACCTCAAGATGCGACTCATCTCAAATCTACCCCTTAATTTGTCGTTTGACCAGAACTGCTATCATGCGTTAACTTAGGAGAATGAGCAGGAACTATAAACCGGGGCTGTGCTGGTAGTGGTGCCGCTACAACTGATAAATATCAATCAACTAACCTAATTCAGATTCTAAGCAAGTACTCAGTTGAAATTATAAATGAAACAAGCATTTGGAGCAAAAACTGTCTTCACAAGCTGTTGTAGTGCAAGAGTATCTCATTAGCCAGATAAGGATGCATGCTTACAGCTTACCATTCTAAATGTGAAAAGTACTACTATTTCACCTCCCCTCCCCTCTAAGAAACCACCACAAACAAATCAATGAATAAACTTGTGAATAGATATGATCACACAAAGATATACTTGCCTGTGGGATATGGCACTGTAAGCGTAGGAACACGGGCTGCAGTTATCCCATCAACATTGTAACCGCCAAATTGCACTACATGATGCCCGGGCATTGTATAACCTTGAACTGCTGTGTACCCATGAGGGCTAGAAAGAGGTTGACGCAATTGACCATATGGATATATAGTCGAGTTAACAGCCCCTGGCATTCCATGCATCTGAAGGTAATGCTGCCCCATATTAGGACTATAGAGACCCTGGAGAAAAGACGGTCAACTTTTGAGAAAATCATATGGCAGGAAAATAACCAAGTGCTGCCGTCGTTATCCTTCCCAAATAAAAAGTGCAATGAGAAACCAGACGTGATTTTGAAGATTCTAACCTGAGGGTAGGCGTATTCTGATCCATATGTTGTGTATCTGCAGATAAAAGAAAATTACAGCATCCAAGTGAGAACATTTCATTAACTGAgacgaagaagaataaggttttccTTGCAACACACAGAAACACATTAAGAAACATGTACAGCTTAAGTACGTTCTATAAAACTTCATGAGGCCTCAAaccttacaaaaataaataaaatgatgcTTTACATGGGAGGCAATTAAATTGAACCAAATGGAATCCAGGAGTCGGAATTGAAGAGAAAACTTTGTTTGAGGAAGCCATGACTCACCCATATGGAGGATATGGCAACCCTTGTTGGTAGCTGTATGGAACCGATTGGGTGTAAGTGGGGTTTGCGATGTATGGCACACGGAGACCCTGCACTCCGCCGTAGTAGGGAGTTACTGCCCTCATGGTTCCTGTAGGAAGCAAACCAAACGGCGAAGTATATTAGCGTCAAGGAATAAATTGTTTTTATCAGTTTGTACCGACTAATTACCTGGTTGAACCACAACTATAAATCAAAGCAAATTTCATAAGCTAATATTATAAATTAGCAAGAAAAATGACTtcatcatccaaattcaagggtAACAGTCATTTCCAAGGGAATCGAAACTGAAAAGtacgaaaaaaaacaaaaatcacaacATGGGTTTTGAAGAATTATACCGACTGGCTGCGGAGATTGCTGAGGCCGGCCAAGCGAAGCCAAGTTGCAATTAGCTCTCCTACCATCAATAACAGGACTTGGATCTAAACAAGCCCTAGTTGCAGCTTCAGGATCGCTAAAAGTAACCTAATAACCAGAAAAACAAGCACAAGTGTCAGTATTGGATCAGGATTATGAAAAAGTAACATAAACCCATAACAGAAGATGAAAAAATCTTTAAGAAATACACTTACAAAGCCATATCCCTTTGATCTTCCAGTATTCTTATCAGTAATAACAACAGCTTCCAAGATCTCACCAAACTGTTGAAAGTGATGATGTAAAGTTTCACTCTGTGTTTCCCATGCTAATCCACCAACAAATACCTTAGTATAAGTAGTATCACCAAAAGGAGAATTCAGGAACTGAAGACCTGAATTAGAACTTGATCCTGACCATGATCCAGGACCACCTGAAACCGAGTGATAAGCCATcaaaaattaaaaccctaattcaaGAAAACCTTGAGTGaagttttctctttcttttttggcTAAATCAAAATTGCGAAGGGGATAATCGGCGCAAGACAAGTAGTCTTTGTAAAACCCTAGAATTCGCTGGGAGTGAATGATTGGTTTCTGgaattaaaaatagaaaaagaatttttgttttgtaaattcttcttcttcttctgccgaAAATTTTAATCTATAAAGTACTGCTACTACTGTACTCTCTTTTTAGTGGTCTGACTCCGTAAATGGGTCTTACAAAAACCCTAGATTTAATGAGGTGTGTTGGGTCTGTCTAACCGCTTAGGTCTGAACCTAACACTGTCAatgcctttgttttctcctttttGTCTAAAAACGGCGTGTTAACTACCAGTCGTCATCACACTGTAATATATGCCATGCCACTTAATTTGcaactttatttattttattttcaagagAAATTTCTATGGAAGTTTCCAAATTTTCCATTTTTAAAAGCCACCTGGATCGATAAACAAAGATCTTCAATATTGCAAAATCAAAAAAGATAATAACTATCGAGCGGCAGAGCAATTATCGAACAGATGAGTGATATGTCATCATTTAGCCGTTAACGGTTCGGTTTTGTAGCCGTTGCACACCACATCCCAAAATCTTATATAAACCCCATTTTACTccctcaaaatttcttttgtaATCATAAACAAgctttataaattaaaaaaatagagTTTCGATCTCTGAGCAGCAAATTAGAGAAGAAAAGCAATCATTATTTTCAAAGTTACTTATAGTTTCTTTAACATTTTTAGAAATTGTGTCATCTACTTGATTTTTTTcggcttaacaaaaaaaaataacagaaACAAATCTCTAGCATAAGGTGGTTAATTTCCTTGATGATGTTTATGTTCTCCGAATGAATTAGAGAAACATCATCTGTTATTGATTGAAATAACTATAATTTTGCATATGTTTCCACTTGAACTCTGGAGAGTTGCATTGACTTAGCCCAACTTAGTGTTTCACGAACCGCCACACATTCTCCCTATTCATGGCTTGAGACTCCCACTACATGCATATGTTTTGATATCTCTATAATGATTTATATGATCACGCAACACAAAACCAATATCATCTTGGTTTGAAATGACGAGGATACCAAGTGCACCACAATTTTTTTGTATCAACCTACTTTAGACACAGTTTGTGCAATCTTGCAAAACCAATAATTGCCAAAAGATTACTCCAACAAGATATAACTTGGTATACAGCTTAACTTCGTAACTAACCACTCTATGCGATCGTGCCAAGCTTGATTaatgtacaagtgtatttactttgattataataaatataaacaatataatgcggaagtaaagtaaatcacatgacactcaagattttgttaacgaggaaaattgcgTAGCATGAAAACCTCATGACCTAGTTCAGCTTTGAatattctcagaattaagccgttatacaaattgGCTATCGTAAATTAGTATAATTGAGACTtcagaccaagtaaactactcctACTTGGTctgttccttcagtatccctacGCTTACTACCAATATGGTCTATGCACATGAATCCCAAGATAGAATCTACTATCTCAAACCGCTTCACCTGCTGTGAGGACTTCTGCTCTCAACTCTTTTGGATCGGAACCAGAAATAGTAAATGACTAACCTGTTCCGGTAACCACCCACCTCCCAAACCCGGCAATGGTCAGATATAAATTTGAATATAATCTTCTTTAACTTCCAATCCATCATTCTCATCTGGATTTTCAGCACCTTGATTGTCAGCTTCAAATCCATCATTCGGTCCAtcattcttagattgattttcaACATTCACTTCATTGTTAATTCGATCACCCAACAACGCATTCTTATACTCAGTGTTGAAAGCAAGTTGTAAGAATTTTTTCGTCAAATTTTTCATGTATTCAATTGTATTTTTAATTCCTTCTCTTCACAGGAAACCGTCAACTTAAAACTTTCCTTGATACCAAGTGTCTAGTAAGGGAGTCAATCTTGATTTCAAAAGACGACTTTGCAACTATCATTTTTGGAAGTCGACTTTCCAACTCTTGTTCTTTAACCTCAAGATATCTATTTCCCCTCTTTTCTTTAGTTTCATTTCTTTAATCTCTGTAGCATGTTTATCTTTTAGTGTTTTCAACTCCTCGGCACGTTTAACTTTTAGAGTTTCAATATGAACGACCATATCATTGTATTCTTCTCCAAGCAACTCAACTTTCATCTTCAGCCTTACTTGGTTTTGTATTGCTTGTTCAATTACAATATAATTCTCCGTAAAATTTGGTGACAACTACACATAAGGAAAAGGAATTACAATTAGGAATGAAAGGATAACAAACATTTTTTGGAATTCATCAAACAAAATGAACTCAATTCTAAGCATGGCCAACTGCTGATAGTCCATCCAACAGGATGAACTCCTATAAGAAAACAACAAGAAAGTTAGGAGTTCACCAAAAAAATGAACTTCTATAAGAAACAACAAGGAAGTCAAGAgttcatcaaataaaatgatcttTATCTACATAAGCATGGCCAACGCCTAAGAGTTCACCAAACAAGATGAAATCCTATAAGAAAAACAACTACAAAATCTGGAATTGATCAAAGATGACTGAATATATCTACATAAGCATGGCCAACGCCCGAGAGTTCATCAAACATGATCAAAACTATTTACATAAGAAAAATGTTAAAGTAATTTGTTACCTCTCCAAATTAAGAAACATTCATTTCCAATTTCTTGCAAATGTCGTTGATTTTCCACCTTGCATATATGGGACGGTAAACGTTCTCGTCGTCATTTTTCTTGCACTTGCCACTGGGGTATCAATCCTTTTGAATGCTCAGTAATCCAAACCTGTACAAAAAGAACTACATTAGTTAGTTATCAGCACCAACACTAGGtacatgttgatggtggattttcatttaaaggctaaaattgtaaaaaaaagtcaaaaaattatgcgctgacatcctgcaaaggatagagccactgataagtgatgaatacttctccactttactaattcatccaggttggagcatgtagcaacaatctcttataACCTGTGAATCTATActgttatcaattaatacatgactagccttgtatttcctgttccaCCGAACTCttattattagtgcggcatgacgactgagtgttgctctcagcagagtaacatgaatctccaaacgttgataatgaggtatgcacgaaatactagtacatgctacatctctcggtgtgttatactagcccggttaaacatatttgaatctggactgtccgtatcagtctcaggaacaatcacgaccacgcaagtcggccgcatgatttaaccagcctaaacgatcctcagcaggagcaggctaccaccttaatgaccaccagcgggcccacttacgccctggtcggtcgaatatctACCATGccacccaaactaccaccgaacaccagcctgaagttggatgtccaggatgGTATGAAGCGGCTTGGAGGAGACGTGCGAACAAGGCCGCTTATGGCAGTCTCAAAATCATCACTTCCGTCCAacatcaccagcatggttggaacTTGGAaggcatagatcgtcccatgaccggaTGGACAAgcgtgtcctgcacaccggcgggcccccttcacgcctgcataatcgatcctcccctgacctatcCACAGAATCATGTACAGTTGCCTGAAGTTGGGCCGGCatgaaagcttaaagggtcgcaggaaattccactaaagatcccaaattgatcacgaccatccaacttcaccggcatgattggatggcttagatcggacccatagccaccaggaaggtattggcgtgttcaacaccggcccaacgtgggccctacatggtcggcctccctaaAAGATAagtgtggcttgccaattcgtctaGCCAAATCagtgtggacgtgaaaccctaattagggtttgcggcacatcacatgtgtcgcaaatcagtctcaaccatccatcttcgcaggcataaatgaagggtgtagatgtatattcaaagggcccagagcatgtcaacacaatcagcGTGGGCCGgcttacatacatgactaatcggtcaagaccaactatggttggtcgtctcgattcgtgcgcccaaactagagATGGCCGCGCATTTTTaattgcaaatcgatctcgaccactcaactttgccggacaaattgagttgcttaaatcacatcttcacgggatagtgaggtacggacgtgtacactggacTGCCGACTGAACGCCtaactgatcggccaagaccgaccatggttggtcatctcgaaacgcgcgcccgaaataggcacgacgtgcggtcttcaattcctttgcggcatgagatttctgtcgcaaatcaatctcagccgctcctctttgccagacaaattgagtggcttagatcgcatctccatgggacagtgaggtacaaacacctacaccagcatgtcgtctacacgcatgcccaatcgtccctgccaaaaacgtgtcccatgcctggattcgacaagctaaaggttggtgttcgagcacctcctaaaccctaatccgacggtcgcagatatgggtcgcaagccatatcGTCCGtctaacttcaccagcctggacggacaacctaagacaggagttaggcgacccgtgaggtatcaccataatcaccgtccaccactcttccacacagagtgattggccaagtcagggcttacctatacagcctccaaacgatcactcgaagatggttggacgtgatgctatgcttaatccgcgacttactccgttaagccttaaaacagcgatgcttcatacacgctgaatatattcgatgcattacatgcatagaatgcacacgatatttcataaatatcgacttcctaaataacttagttatttaatctagcatcacgtgctacttttctgtgggtcccacgatccacacactcgagacatcaaacatgtcacaaactgggggatacatactggggtactggtatggcggtttacagcatgcagcgcacaatgcgccatcataagaacgtgtcaagaagtcatggacggttagagatgatggaaaaagtgggcaagactgatcgtgtgatactaacacacaactccactactccactactccatcactccacttcctccaattcccatgagagacgtgggttaggctcaatgacttgtataaataggttctcctccctatttccaagacagaataAGATAacaaaaatcaagtgttgatacaatcgtatccaaacaccagaactgatagcttacattctgcaagccagttcagctttctgatacaagtcatacacaaccaacaccttcacactctcaacaccttcttcgcttccctccctaagatcaaccccatctccttcactt
This is a stretch of genomic DNA from Papaver somniferum cultivar HN1 chromosome 1, ASM357369v1, whole genome shotgun sequence. It encodes these proteins:
- the LOC113299361 gene encoding probable RNA-binding protein ARP1 isoform X2, with the protein product MAYHSVSGGPGSWSGSSSNSGLQFLNSPFGDTTYTKVFVGGLAWETQSETLHHHFQQFGEILEAVVITDKNTGRSKGYGFVTFSDPEAATRACLDPSPVIDGRRANCNLASLGRPQQSPQPVGTMRAVTPYYGGVQGLRVPYIANPTYTQSVPYSYQQGLPYPPYGYTTYGSEYAYPQGLYSPNMGQHYLQMHGMPGAVNSTIYPYGQLRQPLSSPHGYTAVQGYTMPGHHVVQFGGYNVDGITAARVPTLTVPYPTGVL
- the LOC113299361 gene encoding probable RNA-binding protein ARP1 isoform X1, which encodes MAYHSVSGGPGSWSGSSSNSGLQFLNSPFGDTTYTKVFVGGLAWETQSETLHHHFQQFGEILEAVVITDKNTGRSKGYGFVTFSDPEAATRACLDPSPVIDGRRANCNLASLGRPQQSPQPVGTMRAVTPYYGGVQGLRVPYIANPTYTQSVPYSYQQGLPYPPYGYTTYGSEYAYPQGLYSPNMGQHYLQMHGMPGAVNSTIYPYGQLRQPLSSPHGYTAVQGYTMPGHHVVQFGGYNVDGITAARVPTLTVPYPTVVAAPLPAQPRFIVPAHSPKLTHDSSSGQTTN